From a single Deltaproteobacteria bacterium genomic region:
- a CDS encoding TonB-dependent receptor has protein sequence MAERVEILYGPSSVIYGSDAFSAVINIIPKRPQADKKQFGVRLGYGSFNTNDYYAEGLVSNSDSFSVTVMGRVYNSDGFRFPYTGSYAPIKQYPNPLVPQMLQSINDHNLFANISYQNFHFGYFKRQFNEGSATGLTPRLYVYNDESKWIAQDNIFWLDYTYDLGKFGEINADITYSHFKLMPETQFLLFTQSTGFNREYMTGLDQSIRIKTTYNVDLLYDFKVTSGIEYTYIDSIPPFANISLYGEPVKFIGNVRKNIEKNKKVFDNHVAVFGQVSYTPISSFALICGTRFDYSQQSEKSFNPRLAALFRPSSMTTLRLTYGTAFQAPSLYYRFEQFDTPRAVLTPEDRHVLRLGNQTIKAYEFSLTQGIANSVMLEASAFYNDARNLISRVKYSSSTYSTKYDMYTEGLRNENVGAQRALGAFLKSTIRIVDGVDIMLHYNYTDAKMKAHFNTEKRFVELPRCAKYKLLARVMLRKKYF, from the coding sequence ATGGCAGAACGAGTTGAGATACTCTATGGTCCATCGTCGGTGATATACGGATCCGATGCTTTTTCAGCGGTAATAAATATTATACCCAAAAGACCTCAAGCAGATAAAAAGCAGTTTGGCGTTCGTTTGGGCTATGGTTCTTTTAATACTAACGATTATTATGCCGAAGGTTTGGTTTCGAATAGCGATTCGTTCTCAGTTACGGTTATGGGACGAGTTTATAACTCAGATGGATTTCGTTTTCCATATACCGGCTCCTATGCACCCATTAAGCAGTATCCAAACCCACTTGTGCCGCAAATGCTTCAGTCGATCAATGATCATAATCTGTTTGCTAATATTAGCTATCAAAATTTTCATTTTGGTTATTTTAAAAGACAATTTAACGAGGGGAGTGCCACTGGTCTTACGCCACGTCTATATGTCTATAACGATGAAAGCAAATGGATTGCTCAAGATAATATATTTTGGCTTGATTACACATATGATCTAGGAAAATTTGGTGAAATTAATGCTGACATAACCTACTCTCATTTTAAACTCATGCCAGAAACACAGTTTTTATTATTTACACAATCTACTGGATTTAATCGCGAATATATGACAGGTCTTGATCAATCCATACGAATAAAAACGACCTACAATGTGGACCTGCTTTATGATTTTAAAGTAACTTCGGGGATTGAATATACCTATATCGACAGTATACCACCCTTTGCAAATATTTCTTTATATGGTGAGCCTGTTAAATTTATTGGCAATGTTAGAAAAAATATAGAAAAAAATAAAAAGGTTTTCGACAATCATGTCGCAGTCTTTGGTCAGGTTTCATACACACCGATTTCTTCTTTTGCATTGATTTGTGGCACTCGTTTTGATTACTCACAACAATCAGAAAAATCATTTAACCCTCGCCTTGCTGCTCTATTTCGGCCGTCATCTATGACAACTTTAAGATTAACTTATGGAACAGCATTTCAAGCGCCATCTCTGTACTATCGTTTTGAGCAGTTTGATACACCAAGAGCAGTTCTAACTCCGGAGGATCGCCATGTTCTCCGTCTTGGTAATCAGACGATAAAAGCATACGAGTTTTCGTTAACTCAAGGAATTGCCAATAGTGTTATGCTTGAAGCATCAGCATTTTATAATGATGCTCGAAATCTTATCAGTAGAGTAAAATATTCAAGCTCAACATATAGTACCAAATACGATATGTATACCGAAGGACTACGCAACGAAAACGTTGGAGCTCAACGAGCATTAGGTGCTTTTTTAAAAAGTACGATAAGAATTGTCGATGGCGTCGATATTATGCTTCATTACAATTACACCGATGCTAAAATGAAAGCTCATTTTAATACAGAGAAAAGATTCGTAGAGTTACCTCGTTGTGCCAAATATAAACTATTGGCGAGAGTAATGTTACGTAAAAAATATTTTTAA
- a CDS encoding TonB-dependent receptor plug domain-containing protein gives MLFFAVALQLLIITAEKPPLPIENDILKSSNLNAFSLEDLLNIEIITASNKAEKSSDAPGTVIIVTADDILNRGYNDLADLLRDLPGIDLVEHAGRFGELVTIRGIEGNDRFLVLINGHRINSP, from the coding sequence ATGCTTTTCTTCGCGGTTGCACTACAGTTGTTAATTATCACAGCTGAAAAACCACCACTGCCAATAGAAAACGATATTTTAAAATCATCTAATTTAAATGCTTTTAGTCTCGAAGACCTTCTCAATATTGAAATAATTACCGCCTCAAATAAGGCTGAAAAATCTTCTGATGCCCCTGGTACAGTTATTATTGTAACTGCTGATGATATTCTGAATCGCGGATATAATGACCTTGCAGATCTTCTTCGTGACCTTCCTGGTATCGACCTTGTCGAGCACGCCGGACGTTTCGGAGAGCTGGTAACGATACGTGGTATCGAGGGTAATGATCGTTTTCTTGTGCTTATTAATGGACATCGTATCAATTCTCCTTAG